In Spirosoma aureum, a single genomic region encodes these proteins:
- a CDS encoding carboxypeptidase-like regulatory domain-containing protein, with protein MKTLRNSAYLLLVSMTLLFNQCQPVTKDLAPVQSKGNAKSSARIDPSSCSSGLSSINATVGNYSVTFKSVTQQGSTYVWEYDIAKVGNGGGPLYLSMGCVTKDDYDFVSIADNNLNSSEEGFTHGKDCSDNDGNFLKVAGLNSAFNGSNPPTVVSLKIGLKVDVDQNAGHVSSIAVGSCDLQPMVTPGCYHLCGIVKQAQCDDLPPTFVVGATVTITNGTSSFTAVTDVDGTYCFCGIPAGSYIVSVLDQTTDVTIQPASVDELVITIPAHCNACSFSQGYYFRSPVGTAASVSYWPLSIGGKSYSQAQGIAIFNARAGGYANISNCFTQVAAIKLSDAIGHLTLSGALQANVTIVETYLAGLGYQLDPSNSLAFPSNTKLPKTSGGISSSAAVTAAGAISNWIEANHCTEVPF; from the coding sequence ATGAAAACACTCCGTAATTCCGCCTATTTACTGCTAGTAAGTATGACACTACTTTTTAACCAGTGTCAGCCTGTAACAAAAGATCTGGCTCCAGTTCAATCGAAAGGAAACGCAAAATCATCAGCCCGTATTGACCCATCTTCCTGTTCATCTGGATTGTCGTCGATAAACGCAACGGTTGGTAATTACAGTGTTACCTTTAAGTCTGTCACCCAGCAAGGGAGTACTTATGTTTGGGAGTATGATATAGCTAAAGTTGGCAATGGTGGTGGACCACTCTATTTAAGTATGGGTTGTGTAACAAAAGACGATTACGATTTTGTAAGCATTGCCGACAACAACCTAAACAGCAGTGAAGAAGGGTTTACACATGGTAAGGATTGTAGTGATAATGATGGTAATTTTTTAAAAGTTGCGGGTCTGAATAGTGCTTTTAATGGCAGTAATCCGCCAACGGTAGTTAGTTTGAAGATTGGTTTAAAGGTTGATGTGGATCAGAATGCAGGCCATGTGTCCAGTATTGCTGTCGGCAGCTGTGATCTTCAGCCTATGGTAACACCAGGATGTTATCACCTGTGCGGAATTGTCAAACAGGCTCAATGTGATGATCTTCCCCCAACATTTGTGGTGGGCGCTACGGTCACAATCACAAATGGTACGAGTAGCTTCACGGCCGTAACAGATGTAGATGGAACCTATTGCTTCTGTGGAATACCAGCCGGTAGTTATATCGTCTCGGTACTTGACCAAACAACGGATGTAACAATCCAGCCAGCGTCGGTAGATGAATTGGTGATTACAATACCCGCCCATTGTAATGCGTGTTCGTTCAGCCAGGGGTATTATTTCCGGTCGCCGGTTGGTACTGCAGCGTCGGTGAGCTACTGGCCATTGAGCATTGGCGGAAAGTCTTATTCACAGGCACAAGGTATTGCCATTTTCAATGCCCGTGCCGGAGGGTATGCTAACATCTCCAATTGTTTCACGCAGGTTGCCGCCATTAAATTAAGTGATGCTATAGGCCACCTGACACTGAGTGGTGCTCTACAGGCAAATGTCACCATTGTTGAGACCTACCTGGCAGGGCTGGGCTATCAATTGGATCCATCCAATAGTCTGGCTTTTCCCTCAAATACGAAACTGCCAAAAACAAGTGGAGGTATCTCGTCGTCTGCTGCCGTAACAGCAGCGGGGGCCATAAGCAATTGGATTGAAGCTAATCATTGCACAGAAGTGCCATTTTGA
- a CDS encoding alpha/beta fold hydrolase encodes MIYKLLITLLFLSSRVDAQTSREPLFTSFDGTKIHYDILGEGKPVVLLHGFISTSESWKRAPVRQALVDAGFKVVMLDLRGNGLSDKPHTAEAYRDNAELKDVMALMNHLGLKNYDVVGYSRGAILTAKLLTMDKQVHRAVMGGISVDFSDPNWYRRKNFHEALTKPGSHPELQGAIDYAKKSGADTVVLARLQEFQPVTTRAELGKIKVPLLVVNGDKDKDNGDPQTLVDAVPGSHLVIVPGDHGGAMRTPEFATAVVAFLKEK; translated from the coding sequence ATGATTTATAAACTGTTAATTACGCTCCTTTTCCTGAGCAGTCGAGTAGATGCCCAAACAAGCCGGGAACCCCTATTTACATCCTTCGACGGCACGAAAATTCATTATGATATTCTGGGTGAAGGCAAACCAGTGGTGCTGCTGCACGGCTTCATCAGCACCAGCGAAAGCTGGAAACGAGCGCCTGTCCGGCAGGCGTTGGTCGATGCGGGTTTCAAAGTCGTCATGCTCGATTTGCGCGGGAATGGCCTGTCTGACAAACCCCACACGGCCGAAGCCTATCGCGACAATGCCGAACTCAAAGATGTCATGGCCCTGATGAACCACCTCGGCCTAAAAAACTATGATGTGGTTGGCTATTCACGAGGGGCTATTTTAACGGCAAAATTACTGACGATGGATAAGCAGGTGCACCGGGCCGTTATGGGGGGCATCAGTGTCGATTTCTCCGACCCAAACTGGTACCGACGCAAAAATTTCCATGAAGCCCTGACCAAACCGGGCAGCCATCCCGAATTGCAGGGAGCTATTGATTACGCCAAAAAATCTGGAGCCGACACGGTGGTACTGGCTCGTTTACAGGAGTTTCAGCCCGTTACCACGCGGGCCGAGTTAGGGAAAATAAAAGTCCCCTTACTCGTTGTCAACGGCGACAAGGATAAAGATAACGGTGATCCGCAAACGCTGGTCGATGCGGTGCCGGGTTCGCATCTGGTGATCGTGCCGGGCGATCATGGTGGAGCGATGC